AAAAAAACGCCTAGAAATCAATTTTGAGCGTTTTTTATAAGCTAATCATCATATTCTATAAGAACATTCTTCTTCCTTATATCATAATTGCTTTCCAAAAGAACTTAAATATTTATTGTTATCTTTTTTCGCTCACCACCAATCAGTCCAGAATATCTTCCATTTTTTGGTGACTTTTTACCTTGATTCACTTTAATACCTGCTCGTTGTAACTTATCTATAATCTCTTTCCGTTGCTGTTGGTTGGTTTGTTTATTCTTAATGGTTGACATTTTAATCACCTACCTTTTTGATACTATCATTATAAATGTTTTCAAGCTGATTTAAAATCGTTTTAAATCTTCAGTTATATCCCCCTCATTATTGTTTCGTATAATTCCCTCTTCTAAAACACCTACTTTATTCGAAATCTGAAACCCTTTGTTAGTAAAGTCTTGTTTCAGCTTCTCCCCCAGTGCATCTAGCCCTATCCTCATACGACTTAGTTACCTTCACTGATTAACTATAATACTCATCGAACATATTTTTAATGCAAAGACGCGTATTAATTACTTGCAAGAAGGGTAAAATAGGCAATTATCGTTGACATAATATCTATAATAGAGGTGCTAATGAAATGAAAGGTCATGTCTATAGAAGAGGATGTATCTGTAAAAAAAGAAAGTGTACCTGCGGAGCAAAATATACTTTTGTGATTGATATTGGCACAGATCCGAAAACAGGTAAAAGGAAACAAAAATCAAAAGGTGGTTTTAAAACTAAACAAGAAGCAGAAGCTGCGGCTGCATTATTAATTAATGACTTAAATCAAGGTATTTTTGTGAATGAGTCCAATGAATTATTTAAAGCTTTCGCTCAAGAGTGGCTTCAAATTTATACCGAAACAAATGATGTAAAGCCAGGAACGATAAGAGTTAGACAGCATGAAATTGATAAATTAATGCCATACTTTTCTTACTTAAAACTTAAAGATATTAAAAGAAAAGCATATCAGGATGCCTTAAATGATTTAAAAGCTAAAGGTTATGCTGATAACACGTTGGATGGGATTCATCGAACCGGAAAAATGATATTTAAGAAAGCTATTGAATTAGACAAGCTCAAAAAAAATCCAACTGAGTTTACTTATTTAAAGAAGGATAAAAAAACAATTGAGGACCTAGAAAAGGAAGAATTACCAAATTACCTAGAAAAAGAGGAACTGACAAAACTCCTTGAAACAGCAAAAACACACGGTTTAGAGATGGATTATTTAATATTCCTTACACTGTCTTATACTGGATTGCGAGTAGGTGAATTAGTTTCTTTAAAGTGGAAAGACATTGATTTTGATGAGGTAACAGTAAGTGTTTCAAAAACTTACTACAATCCTACAAATAACATTCTCGACTATCGGCTTGTTCCACCAAAGACTAAAGGATCTAGGAGAACTATAGTTGTTGATACTGATGTTATAGAAGCGTTAAAAAAACACTTAACTCAACAGAATAAAGCAAAAATGAGGTATCGTGACACTTATCATGATAGGAGCTTTATTTTTGTTAACATTGAACGTCATCCTGGATATCCAATTTATATTAAGAAAATACAAAACAGAATGAAAAGGTTGTTAAACTTAGCAGAATTAAACACTGAGCTAACACCACATTCTTTACGGCATACCCATACGTCATTACTTGCAGAAGCTGGGGTTGGATTAGAAGAAATCATGGATCGACTTGGCCATTCAAATGATGAAACAACAAGAAAGATATATCTACACGTAACCAAAGAAATGAAAAAGGAGGCATCCCATAAATTTGGAAAATTAATGAGACGCCTTCAATAACATTCTCTATGTTAGCAAAATGTTAGCATTTTGCTTTTTTCTTTCTTTTAAACCTTATATACCAAGGGGGTGATGGGCAGATTACATCATGCCGCCCATTCCGCCCATGCCACCCATGTCTGGCATGCCGCCACCGGCACCGCCGCCTTCTTCTTCAGGCAGGTCAGCGACTACAGCTTCAGTAGTCAGGAACATTGCTGCTACAGATGCTGCGTTTTGCAGTGCTGAACGGGTAACTTTTGTCGGGTCAACGATACCTGCTTCGACCATGTTTACAAAATCGCCTTCTGCAGCGTTAAAGCCAATACCGACTTTTTCACCTTTCAGACGCTCTACAATGATGGATCCTTCAAGGCCTGCGTTGTGCGCGATTTGACGTACAGGCTCTTCCAGTGCGCGGAGCACGATATCTGCACCTGTAGCTTCATCACCTTCAAGGTTCAATGCGCCGATTTTGCTGAGTACGTTAACAAAGGCTGTTCCACCACCTGATACGATACCTTCTTCGACTGCAGCGCGAGTTGAGTTCAGTGCGTCCTCAATGCGAAGTTTGCGTTCTTTCAGTTCTGTTTCAGTTGCCGCACCGACTTTGATTACTGCGACACCGCCTGCCAATTTAGCAAGGCGTTCCTGAAGTTTTTCTTTATCGAATTCAGAAGTAGTTTCTTCTGCTTGTGCACGGATTTGTGCTACACGCTGAGAAAGTGCTTCCGGATTACCTGAGCCTTCAACAATTGTTGTGTTTTCTTTTGTAACAACAACTTTGTTTGCACGACCAAGCTGCTCCATCGTTGTGCTCTTCAGGTCAAGACCAAGGTCTTCTGTGATTACTTCTGCACCGGTTAATGTAGCAATGTCTTCAAGCATTGCTTTACGACGATCGCCAAATCCTGGTGCTTTAACCGCTACTGCGTTAAATGTACCGCGAAGCTTGTTTACAACTAATGTTGCAAGTGCTTCCCCTTCAACATCTTCAGCAATCATCAATAGTGGCTTGCCTTGTTGTACAACTTGTTCGAGTACTGGTAATACTTCCTGGATATTGCCAATTTTCTTGTCTGTAATTAGAATATATGGGTCTTCAAGAACTGCCTCCATTTTATCCTGATCAGTAACCATGTATGGAGAAGCATATCCACGGTCAAACTGCATACCTTCAACAACTTCCAATTCTGTGTTGAAGCCTTTTGATTCTTCAATTGTGATAACACCATCATTACCAACGCGTTCCATTGCCTCTGAAATAAGGTTACCTACTTCTTCATCACCTGAAGATACAGATGCAACCTGTGCAATGGATTCTTTACTTTCGATTGGTTCTGAAATTGACTTTAATTCATTAACCGCTGCTTCTACAGCTTTTTCAATTCCACGACGGACACCAACAGGGTTAGCTCCGGATGTTACGTTTTTCAGTCCTTCAGTAATCATGGATTGTGCCAAAACAGTTGCCGTAGTAGTACCGTCACCGGCAACATCATTTGTTTTGGATGCAACTTCGGATACAAGCTGTGCACCCATGTTTTCAAAATGATCTTCCAGTTCGATTTCTTTGGCAATTGTTACACCATCATTTGTAATTAATGGTGAACCGAATTTTTTATCTAAAACAACATTACGGCCTTTCGGTCCCAATGTTACTTTTACAGCATCTGCCAATGTGTCCACACCGCGAAGCATTGCACGGCGGCCGTCTTCACTAAACTTGATTTCTTTAGCCATATGAGAACATCCTCCTTAAAATCGTATGATATATTTACAGACTTTTCCTTAGCTGATAACAGCCAGGATGTCGCTTTCTCGAAGAATTAAGTATTCTGTACCTGAATATTTCACTTCTGTTCCGGCGAATTTAGAGAAAATAATCTGGTCCCCTTCTTTTACTTCCAGTGCAACCTTTTCTCCATTGTCGGTAACACGTCCGGAACCTACTGCAACTACTTTACCTTCCTGTGGTTTTTCTTTTGCAGAGTCTGGAAGTACAATACCGCTTGCAGTCTGTTCTTCTTGTTCAACAAGCTCGATGACAACACGATCTCCTAGTGGTTTAATCATGTGACAACCTCCTTAATTCTTTTCCTATTTTTATTTGATTGATTGTTAGCACTCAAATGCAACGAGTGCTAATTCCAATTATTATAATAAATAAATCTGATTTAAAATGCAAGTATTATTCACTAAAACATTTTCAGGTTTTTGAGTTGTTTTTAGAAGGACACAATTCTGTTGTAACAAGTGAAAAGGAGTGCGTCCACTTCAAGCCGCACTGCCCAGGGTCACGCCGGGCGTATACAAACCTGCTTTACATCAACAATTTCCAGTTTCTCGCACGTCTTAGATTGTTCGTTGCGCGAGCTCTCAGGTTTTCGCACGTCTATGGTTGTTTATTGCGCGAGTTCCCGGTTTTTCGCGCGTCTTCGACTGTTTATTGCGCGAGGTGGTTAAAAAACAAGCCTTTTAACCTTGTCCGACAAAGCCCTTCCATTATAACGTGAATGGAAATTATGATAAAATATTTAGCAGGGTTTTTAATACTGAGATATTGTCCAGCATAAACTATATAAATTCAGAAATGCTAAAAGGAGTCGTTCTTATTTTGCCAAATCGATACTGGTATGTAATCCTTACATATATTATTATGCAAATTTCCGGGCTGTTGTTTGTTCCGCTCCTGTATTTTACTTTGCCACTCAGCGAGCAGGAAGCAATCGTTTCCTGGACAATCACAAGCTTTATTCTTGGACTTGCCGTAATTTTATTACTGATGCGGCCTGATATGAAAACACCATTGCATCGTGATGCGTCATCAGCAGGGATGATGGTTCTATGGGTGGTCGTTGGGTTATTTATGGCCTATTTCGCACAGGGTATTGCTGTTACGATTGAAACGAATGTATTCGGTATTGAACCGGGATCGGAAAACACACAAACCATTGTGGATATATCACGTTCGGCACCGATATTCATGATTGTTCCGGCTCTGATTGCGCCGATAATGGAAGAACTCATCTTCCGGAAAATAATTTTTGGTTCCATTTACAAGCGGACAAACTTCTTCATTGCAGCAATTTTATCGTCCATTATTTTTGGAATTATCCATTTGGAGCCAGTGCATATTCTTATCTATACTGCGATGGGATTTGTTTTCGCGTTCCTGTATGTCCAGACAAAGCGGATTATTGTACCGATTATTGTCCATATGCTGATGAATTCAATTGTCGTTATCTTTCAATACATGCTTGATCCTGAAAAAATCGAACGTATGATTAAGCAATATGAACAGATGCAGATGATACTTATTGGGGGCTGACATCGTCATGAGAACTACACCAAAAAGTTTGTTTTTTATTTATTTTATAATGGGAATACTTTTCACGTATGTTGCCATTCAAAGTGTAGATGAAACCATCTGGAATTTAACAACGGTTGTTCTGGCTTTCATTGCGACACTCGATTTCGGTGTGGGCATAAGAATGCTGAGACTACACTTTAAACTGAAGAAAAAGAAATAACTGGCCGGGGACATTGATCCGGTCCGGACATTTGTTCCGTTATTTGTAACAAAAACGGGGTTTTTATGGAGATCGCGGACATTAGTTCCGTTAATTGATCAAAAAAGAAGTAATAACCTGCAAATTCACCTGTGTAATGGAATATATGTCCGCCAAGGTCCTGAAAATGGTATTATTTTCAATAATAATGGAAAATATGTCCGCAGCAAAAACGCTTGAACGAAAAAAGTTCAAGCGTTTTTTGACGTTTATGACGTACTGCTGCTCCTCAACTCATTCGCACCCTTCATCACAAACGACACAGGGATCATCAGTAATATGAAAACTCCGGCGATTATAAATGCCTCATTTAATGCCTGCAAGTTGCCAGCTTTTTTTCCATATCCAAGGTAAACAATTGTGCTCGCCGTACTTCATAGTAAATCGAGAAAAAGACGATCCCGAACGACGAAAAAATTTGCCGGATGACATTGTTCATTGCCGACCCTTGAGCAACCTGATTATCGGGAATAGCATTCATGCCTGCAGTTGTTGCCGGCATGTTGCACATTCCAAGTCCTGCACTTCGGAAACAATGTAAAATCAGGATGAACCAGAAAGACGTGGATAATGTATTGAATCCAAGTGCCAGTGTAAATCCGCCAAGAAGCAACAGTCCAACTGGAACAACATATTTCGGCCCTTTCATATCCAACAGCTTCCCGCCCAGTGTCATGAACACGCCGCTTAACAATGCAGCAGGCAAAAACAGCAATCCTGTCTGAATTTCGCTCATTCCATATACTTCCTGAATCAGCAATGGAAGCAGGAATATCCCGGAAAACAACCCGATTGATGCAGTAGCTGTTACCGCAATGGAAACGGAATAGGTTGGAATTTTAAAGATTGCCAGATTCAGTAATGGCTGCTCCTGCTTATTTTCATAGATTACAAATATTATAATGAGAACTATTCCAACTGCAATCAGGCTTATGCTGATTGGCGACAATAGCAGTTCCAGCGTTGACCCGCGGCCTAAGGCATATAATATAGACCCGACACCGGATGTGATTAATAAAAACCCGACAATATCGAACTTAAGGTCCGGATTTTTTTCAGTCGGCTTTAAATACCTGGCACAAAAAATAACCCCTGCGAGTGCAAATGGTATGTTGAATAGAAACAGAAATTGCCAGGTAAAGTATTCAATAACGATTCCGCCAACTGTTGGGCCGATTGCCGGTGCCACCATTGCTGCTATTCCGTAAATCCCGACGGCCATACCACGTTCCTGTCGTGGGAACGCATTAAATATTAGCGCCATAGCGATCGGCATCATCAGTCCGCCGGCAGTACCCTGGATGGCCCGCGAAGCAATAATCATCGATAAATCAGGGGCTAATGCACCTGATATCGAACCAATCATGAAGATCACAAGTCCGGTCATGTAAACGCGCTTTTTGCCAAACCGGTCGCCCAGGTATCCTGTCAGCGGCATTGTCATTCCCATGGAAACCATGAAAATCGTCAGCATCCAACTGACAGCAACCGCATTGGTGTTAAACAGTTCCATGAACGTTGGTAACGTCGGGTTCAGCATACTATTGTTTAAAATGACCGTGAATGTTCCGAATAAAACGGACACGACGACAAGCCATTTTGAATCTATTTTTCGCATGAATTATCCTCCAGTTACTCCTGATCCAATGGGTAATGTTTTAAAAAGTAAACCAATGCCTGCAGTTCCACCGCCAGATCGATATGATGGATGCGGATTTTTTCCGGAACGGTAATGCGGGCCGGTGTGAAATTAAGAATTCCCGAGACCCCGAAATCGACAAGTCTGTTCGTAATATTCTGCGCTTCATTGGCAGGTACCGTTAAAATGGCGACATGTACACCTTTCATTTTTTTCTCTAAGTCATCAATGTGGAATACAGGTACACCACCAACTTCGGTACCAACTTTGTCCTGGTTGGCATCGAACGCCGCTACTATTTTGGTATTGTTATTTTTCATAAAATTATAGTGTAAAAAGGCTGTGCCAAGATTCCCAACACCAATCAGTGTTACTTCGGTTACTTCGTCCTGATCCAGGGTTTTCCGGAAAAACCTCAATAAATATTCAACATCATAGCCATAACCCTTTCTCCCCAATGCACCAAAATAGGAAAAGTCCCTGCGAATGGTGGCAGAGTCCACTTTTACTGCTTCACTCAGTTCTTTGGAAGATACGCGCTTTTTTCCCTGGTGATTCAAGTTATTGATAAATCGATAATATAATGGCAGCCGCTTTGCAGTAGCTTGTGGTATTTTATTTTTTTCCATTGTTCTCCCCCTAATCTTCCCGACGGTAATCGCCTGATTTACCACCTTGTTTGGATAATAAATACGTTTGGCCAATGACCATCCCTTTATCAAGCGCTTTGCACATGTCATAAATGGTAAGTGCTGTCGCAGAAGCTGCTGTGAGCGCTTCCATTTCAACACCGGTACTTCCCTTTGTTTTCACGAATGCCTCGATTTTCAGCTCGTATGTATCTTCTGAAATCTCCCAGTCAAACGAAATGTCAATTCCTTTCAACTGTAATGGATGACACATCGGTATCCAATCCGATGTTTTTTTGGCTGCCATAACCCCGGCAACCTGGGCAACTGCCAATACATCGCCTTTTTTCATTGTACCGGCGCTTATTTTGTCATAAATTTCTTTCGTTACAAAAATACTTGAAGCGGCAGTGGCAGTCCGTTCGGTTTCCTTTTTTTCACTGATGTCGACCATTTTCGCCCTGCCCTGTTCGTTAAAATGAGTAAAATCTGTCATACGCTCAACTCCATTGTTTTCTGAACTATAACCCATTTTAGCAGATAATAATCTATACGTCGTGATTTATTTTCTTTGAGTGAAGACCCCCTCCTCAGGGAATATGCAGGGTGAAACCCAATGAATAGGCAGGGATGAATCGCCCCTCCAATGTAGAAATTTTTTGTTGACAAGAACATTTGTTCGTGTATAATAAGGGATAACGAAATATAAGGGGATACGGAGCGATGAGTACAAAGGTGTTTTTCTCCAATCGAATCTATAAGAATACACTTCCCATCACATTTGTTGATGCTATTCATGATGCTCTTTTCCGTTTCAACCGTGCAAAACAGTTCGTCTTAAACACCTTCGTAAAGGAAAAACGTTCAGGCCAGAGTAAGCGAGAAAAGTCAAGTCATTTAGTCGTCAAAGAAACATTTCAATTGGATGATTATTACACCAATAGTGCTGTTCAGGCTGCAAATGCCCAATTAAAAAGCTTGGATGAACTGAAAAAACTTTACATCAAAAATAAAACAGCACAAATTCGTTCCATTAAACGGAAACTGAAAAAGGACCGCTCCCGATTAACCACCTTGAGAAAAATCAAAACATCCTTCATCAAAGATAATCCAACATTTCCTAAGAATGCGAAAGAACAAAAACAGGACAACTTTTTTGTTGTAAACTTTAAAAAGAAAACGGATATCTATTATCATGCGTACCAGTTTGAACATACATATCTTGATCCAGCTATTCATCAGCTTCAAACAAGAATCGGTTTTCTAACGTCAAAACGGATTCGAAAAGAGGAAGAATTAAAACAGTTACGGACCCATATTTCAAGTGTTGTTTTCGGTTCGAAAAAGCTGTTTAAATCGCAATACACGAAACAATGCTACATCGACGACCACGAAACATGGCAGGAAGCGTGGCAGCAATCCCGTTATCAGAAAATGGCACTATCGGGGCGTAAAGATGCCGGGATGGGGAATTTCGTATTCCAATATGATATAGAAAATCAACAACTCCACTTCAAAACGCCAAGCGGTACTTGCGTTAACATGGAAAACATTCATTTTCCATATGGTCAGGAAAAAGTCGAGTATGCAGTCCATACCCAACAAAATTGTAAAAACAAGAAAAAATATGGAAAACCGATTGCTTGGTCCCTTGAGGATCATGGTGATTACTATATAGTGAAATGTATTGTAGATGTGGAGGCTAATCCGCACATAAATTATTCAAAAGCTGATGGGATTATTGGGATAGATTGTAATGTTGATCATTTTGCGATTACCAACATCAACGCAAAAGGGCAACTGATTTCTTCATGTACCTTGCCATTTAACCTAGAGGATAAAACGTCTGGGCAAATTACCAAGATCATGGAGGCAGAAACCATTACAGTAGTAAACATTGCCCAAAAAGCAAACAAGCCAATTACTTTGGAGAACATCGATACAACTACTTCAAAAGTAGCTCATCCTTATGGGAATAAAAAAGCAAATCATAAGATGTCCATGTTTGCTTATAAGAAAATGATAACCGCTATCAAATCCAGAGCGGAGAAAAAGGGTGTTGCTGTATATGAAGTCAATCCAGCATATACGAGCCAAATTGGCAAAATAAAATATATGAAACGGTGTGGCATATCCATTCATCAAGCAGCAAGTTATGTGATTGCCAGAAGAGCAATGGGATTCCAAGAAAAACTTCCACCAGTGTTGGATGCACTATTACCGGAGAAGATGATAGGTGCGCATCACTGGACGCAGTGGAAGTATATTTCTAAGCCCCTGAAAGAAGTGCGTACACATGCATTCTATCTTTCAGAGCTTTTTGATGTAGACAGGTTTCACAACACAGGTGAATTCTTTGTTTCAGGTGCTTTAACAGGCCCGGAACAAAAAGGTTTGTCGAAATTAGAAAGCAGAAAAACCGCTTCCTAGTTGAACGGGAAGCGGTCATACAGAGACGTATGTCTGATTATTTCAGAATCCCCCACTTCAAACAATTGCGAAGATGTTAAGTATGGGTAGTTCAATTCACAATATCATTGCTCAGCTAATTCATTATACGGTACACTTAGATAGGATGAGTTCAAAGGAGGATAAAAAGGACCGAGAAGTTCGAGGCGGCATAGCTCCCGACACCGGAGTGTACATGAAAAGGTACATGAGGAGCGAGCTTCCACAGGATGTGGTGACTTCTGCGTTGCCCACAGGACATGGGCGATCTTAGCAGAAGTTCCCCTAAAGCCAACGAAGAAATTCGACGTGTCATTTTTACCGGACTTTTTGAACAACCTCTTAGATAGGATGAGGTGAACGAAATGATTATCATGCAGCTTAATGGTGTTTCAAAATCATTTGGAGCAGAAGAAATTTTAGCTAATATTAAACTTGAAATAAAAGAAAATGACCGAATTGCCATTGTCGGCCGAAATGGTGCGGGGAAATCGACATTGCTGAAAATTATGAACGGTGAATTTTCTTATGATGAAGGGGAATTAATCAAACCAAAGGACCTGACCATCGGATATTTGTCACAGCATACGAGTCTGGAATCAGATAAATCGATTTGGGGTGAAATGAAAGAAGTATTCAGGGACCTAATCAGTCAGGAACAGGAACTCAGAACGATGGAAAAAGAAATGGAACGTGCTGCCTTCCTTTCTGATGCAAACTATGAACAGCTATTGCTGGATTATGATAAGAAACAGCAGGCTTTTGATGCAGGCGGCGGTTATCGTTATGAGGCTGATATCAAAGCTGTCCTTACCGGCCTGAATTTTGGTGATTATGATTACGAAACGCCGATCAATCAATTAAGCGGCGGACAAAAAACACGGTTGGCTCTTGGAAAGCTATTGCTGAAAAAACCGGCATTGTTAATTCTCGATGAACCGACAAACCATCTGGACATCGACACCTTATCATGGCTGGAAAACTATTTAGTAAGCTATCCAGGTGCGGTTGCGATTGTTTCACACGACCGTTACTTCCTCGATAAAACCGTCTCAATTGTTTATGAGATTTCCCGTCATAAAACGAGGAAATACATTGGCAGCTACAGCAAATTTTTAGAGCAAAAAGCAGAGGATTACGAAAAAGAATTAAAGGAATTCGAAAAACAGCAAACGGAAATACGGAAAATGGAAGATTTTATCCAGCGAAACATCGCCCGTGCATCAACAACGAAGCGGGCCCAAAGCAGGCGTAAGCAATTGGAAAAAATGGAAAAGCTGGACAAGCCAAAAGGTGATGAATCATCCGCTTCGTTTTCTTTTCAAATCAACCGCCGCAGTGGTAATGATGTGTTAAAGATTGATAATCTTGCGTTTCAATACGAGGATAAAGATGTTTTTTCAAATGTGACCTTTCATGTTAATCGCGGGGAGCGCATTGCCCTCGTTGGTCCGAATGGGGTTGGAAAAACAACGCTATTAAAGACAATTATCGGGCGGTTAGAACCGGCTGACGGGTCGATTCAGCTAGGTACCAATGTGGAAATTGGCTATTATGATCAGGAGCAGCAAACTTTATCATCGACCAAGACAGTCCTCAATGAATTATGGGATGAATACCCGAATGTCAACGAAAAGGATATTCGGACCGTGCTGGGGAATTTTTTATTTTCCGGTGATGATGTTTTGAAGCCGGTAAATGCCCTGAGTGGCGGAGAGAAGGCGCGGTTATCACTTGCGAAACTGATGATGCAGAAAGCTAACCTTCTAGTGCTTGACGAGCCGACAAACCATTTGGACATCGACAGTAAAGAGGTGCTCGAAGCCGCATTGATGGATTATCCCGGAACAATTATTTTCGTGTCACACGACCGTTATTTCATTAATAAGATTACCGATCAGGTTGTGGAAATGCAGCTCAATGGAGCAACGGTTTATTTGGGTGATTACGACTATTATACGGAGAAAAAACAGGAAGAAGCAGAAATCGAACGACTGAAACAGTCAACAGAGGTTGTGCAAAACCAGGAACAGCAGAAATCAAAATTTAAAGAGGGAAAATCGATTCAACGTGAAGAGCGGAAAAGACAGCGTCGAATCGATGAACTTGAATCAAAGATTGAAAACCTTGAAACACATTTGGCATCGGTTGAACAAAAAATGGCCGAACCGGAAGTCTATGAGGACCATGAAAAAGCATTGGAATTCACAAAACAATCAAGTGACCTGAAACAGGAAATTGAGCATCTCATGGAAGAATGGACAGCATTGCAGGAATAAGAGACGCGGGGAGAAAAGTTTGTTGTCCCGTTTCGCCGGGTATGGGGATTTTCCCCGTCCCGGCTTATTTAAATAGGTAATCATTTTGAATGCTATTTTCCACAGCGACCCGGTAAACGAGACCAAATCCTATCATCGTTGCCATGACGGAGCTGCCCCCGTAACTGATCAATAATAGCGGAATCCCGGTGATTGGCATAATTCCAATGGTCATACCGACATTTTGAAATGTGTGGATCAATAAAATGCTCATATAGCCAAAAGATAAATAAGCACCAAATGGTGTATGCCAGGAACTGTTTAGCCCCAATATCACAAGCCTATACAATAATAAAAAGTACAGAAATATGACAACCGCCGTCCCCAGAAATCCAAAACTCTCGCCGATAACCGAAAATATAAAGTCTGTGTGATTATCAGGGGTTTCCACCTGCAGACT
The genomic region above belongs to Virgibacillus doumboii and contains:
- a CDS encoding DHA2 family efflux MFS transporter permease subunit: MRKIDSKWLVVVSVLFGTFTVILNNSMLNPTLPTFMELFNTNAVAVSWMLTIFMVSMGMTMPLTGYLGDRFGKKRVYMTGLVIFMIGSISGALAPDLSMIIASRAIQGTAGGLMMPIAMALIFNAFPRQERGMAVGIYGIAAMVAPAIGPTVGGIVIEYFTWQFLFLFNIPFALAGVIFCARYLKPTEKNPDLKFDIVGFLLITSGVGSILYALGRGSTLELLLSPISISLIAVGIVLIIIFVIYENKQEQPLLNLAIFKIPTYSVSIAVTATASIGLFSGIFLLPLLIQEVYGMSEIQTGLLFLPAALLSGVFMTLGGKLLDMKGPKYVVPVGLLLLGGFTLALGFNTLSTSFWFILILHCFRSAGLGMCNMPATTAGMNAIPDNQVAQGSAMNNVIRQIFSSFGIVFFSIYYEVRRAQLFTLDMEKKLATCRH
- the groL gene encoding chaperonin GroEL (60 kDa chaperone family; promotes refolding of misfolded polypeptides especially under stressful conditions; forms two stacked rings of heptamers to form a barrel-shaped 14mer; ends can be capped by GroES; misfolded proteins enter the barrel where they are refolded when GroES binds); protein product: MAKEIKFSEDGRRAMLRGVDTLADAVKVTLGPKGRNVVLDKKFGSPLITNDGVTIAKEIELEDHFENMGAQLVSEVASKTNDVAGDGTTTATVLAQSMITEGLKNVTSGANPVGVRRGIEKAVEAAVNELKSISEPIESKESIAQVASVSSGDEEVGNLISEAMERVGNDGVITIEESKGFNTELEVVEGMQFDRGYASPYMVTDQDKMEAVLEDPYILITDKKIGNIQEVLPVLEQVVQQGKPLLMIAEDVEGEALATLVVNKLRGTFNAVAVKAPGFGDRRKAMLEDIATLTGAEVITEDLGLDLKSTTMEQLGRANKVVVTKENTTIVEGSGNPEALSQRVAQIRAQAEETTSEFDKEKLQERLAKLAGGVAVIKVGAATETELKERKLRIEDALNSTRAAVEEGIVSGGGTAFVNVLSKIGALNLEGDEATGADIVLRALEEPVRQIAHNAGLEGSIIVERLKGEKVGIGFNAAEGDFVNMVEAGIVDPTKVTRSALQNAASVAAMFLTTEAVVADLPEEEGGGAGGGMPDMGGMGGMGGMM
- a CDS encoding CPBP family intramembrane glutamic endopeptidase, encoding MPNRYWYVILTYIIMQISGLLFVPLLYFTLPLSEQEAIVSWTITSFILGLAVILLLMRPDMKTPLHRDASSAGMMVLWVVVGLFMAYFAQGIAVTIETNVFGIEPGSENTQTIVDISRSAPIFMIVPALIAPIMEELIFRKIIFGSIYKRTNFFIAAILSSIIFGIIHLEPVHILIYTAMGFVFAFLYVQTKRIIVPIIVHMLMNSIVVIFQYMLDPEKIERMIKQYEQMQMILIGG
- the groES gene encoding co-chaperone GroES; amino-acid sequence: MIKPLGDRVVIELVEQEEQTASGIVLPDSAKEKPQEGKVVAVGSGRVTDNGEKVALEVKEGDQIIFSKFAGTEVKYSGTEYLILRESDILAVIS
- a CDS encoding tyrosine-type recombinase/integrase → MKGHVYRRGCICKKRKCTCGAKYTFVIDIGTDPKTGKRKQKSKGGFKTKQEAEAAAALLINDLNQGIFVNESNELFKAFAQEWLQIYTETNDVKPGTIRVRQHEIDKLMPYFSYLKLKDIKRKAYQDALNDLKAKGYADNTLDGIHRTGKMIFKKAIELDKLKKNPTEFTYLKKDKKTIEDLEKEELPNYLEKEELTKLLETAKTHGLEMDYLIFLTLSYTGLRVGELVSLKWKDIDFDEVTVSVSKTYYNPTNNILDYRLVPPKTKGSRRTIVVDTDVIEALKKHLTQQNKAKMRYRDTYHDRSFIFVNIERHPGYPIYIKKIQNRMKRLLNLAELNTELTPHSLRHTHTSLLAEAGVGLEEIMDRLGHSNDETTRKIYLHVTKEMKKEASHKFGKLMRRLQ
- a CDS encoding redox-sensing transcriptional repressor Rex, which produces MEKNKIPQATAKRLPLYYRFINNLNHQGKKRVSSKELSEAVKVDSATIRRDFSYFGALGRKGYGYDVEYLLRFFRKTLDQDEVTEVTLIGVGNLGTAFLHYNFMKNNNTKIVAAFDANQDKVGTEVGGVPVFHIDDLEKKMKGVHVAILTVPANEAQNITNRLVDFGVSGILNFTPARITVPEKIRIHHIDLAVELQALVYFLKHYPLDQE
- the moaC gene encoding cyclic pyranopterin monophosphate synthase MoaC — translated: MTDFTHFNEQGRAKMVDISEKKETERTATAASSIFVTKEIYDKISAGTMKKGDVLAVAQVAGVMAAKKTSDWIPMCHPLQLKGIDISFDWEISEDTYELKIEAFVKTKGSTGVEMEALTAASATALTIYDMCKALDKGMVIGQTYLLSKQGGKSGDYRRED
- a CDS encoding YdiK family protein; amino-acid sequence: MRTTPKSLFFIYFIMGILFTYVAIQSVDETIWNLTTVVLAFIATLDFGVGIRMLRLHFKLKKKK